The proteins below are encoded in one region of Flavobacterium sp. IMCC34852:
- the lpxD gene encoding UDP-3-O-(3-hydroxymyristoyl)glucosamine N-acyltransferase codes for MKFTAAQIAGILEGEVVGNPDAEVFKLSKIEEGTEGSLTFLANPKYLNYIYSTEATITIVNNTFEPENEIKTTLIKVEDAYQSFSKLLEYYNQVKLMKSGIEQPTVISENVTYGENLYLGSFSYIGKNTVIGNNVKIYPNTFIGDNVTIGDNTILFAGVRVYSESVIGAHCTIHSGAIIGSDGFGFAPKEDGSYSKIPQIGNAILEDFVDIGACTTIDRATLGSTIIRKGVKLDNHIQIAHNVEIGENTVIAAQTGVAGSTKIGSNCMIGGQVGIAGHLTIGNNVRVQAQSGIGKNITDGETIQGSPAFNYGDYSKSYVHFRNLPKIVADLEELKKK; via the coding sequence ATGAAATTTACAGCAGCTCAAATAGCGGGAATTCTGGAAGGCGAGGTCGTTGGAAACCCTGATGCCGAAGTCTTCAAATTGTCAAAAATAGAAGAAGGCACTGAAGGTTCGCTAACTTTTTTAGCCAACCCAAAATACCTCAATTATATCTACTCAACCGAAGCTACGATTACCATAGTCAATAATACCTTTGAACCGGAAAACGAAATTAAAACTACCTTAATCAAGGTAGAAGATGCTTACCAATCTTTTTCAAAATTATTAGAATATTACAACCAAGTAAAACTAATGAAATCAGGGATTGAGCAGCCTACAGTAATTTCAGAAAACGTTACTTATGGTGAGAACTTGTATTTGGGCAGTTTTAGTTATATCGGAAAGAATACCGTAATTGGAAACAATGTAAAAATTTATCCCAATACATTCATTGGAGACAATGTAACCATAGGTGATAATACCATTCTTTTTGCCGGTGTCAGAGTATATTCCGAATCGGTTATTGGTGCTCATTGTACTATACATTCCGGTGCTATCATTGGGTCAGACGGATTTGGTTTTGCTCCTAAGGAAGATGGTTCTTACAGTAAAATACCCCAAATAGGAAATGCTATCTTAGAAGATTTTGTAGACATTGGAGCTTGTACAACGATAGACAGAGCAACATTAGGCTCAACCATCATCAGAAAAGGCGTTAAACTCGACAATCACATCCAAATTGCCCATAATGTTGAAATAGGAGAGAACACGGTTATCGCGGCGCAAACCGGTGTAGCAGGTTCGACCAAAATAGGTAGTAATTGTATGATAGGCGGACAAGTTGGGATTGCCGGTCATTTGACTATTGGTAACAATGTGCGTGTTCAAGCCCAATCCGGTATTGGAAAAAATATAACAGACGGGGAAACCATTCAAGGTTCTCCGGCTTTCAATTATGGTGACTATAGCAAATCGTATGTGCATTTCAGAAACTTGCCTAAGATAGTAGCCGACTTGGAAGAATTAAAGAAAAAATAA
- a CDS encoding RidA family protein has protein sequence MKRQLISSGSTFETEIGYSRAVVQGDWVFMSGTTGYDYETMTISETIEEQTEQCFKNIIAALAKADAQITDVVRVLYIVPNAEEFKLCWPILRKYFGESRPAATMISAGLADGRMKIEIEVTALKQKN, from the coding sequence ATGAAAAGACAACTCATCAGTTCGGGCTCTACTTTTGAAACAGAAATCGGATATTCGCGCGCAGTAGTTCAAGGCGATTGGGTTTTTATGTCCGGTACAACAGGATATGATTATGAAACAATGACCATTTCGGAAACCATTGAAGAACAAACTGAGCAATGTTTTAAAAATATAATAGCTGCCTTAGCCAAAGCCGACGCCCAAATAACTGATGTAGTTCGGGTGCTTTATATCGTGCCAAATGCGGAAGAATTTAAGCTCTGTTGGCCAATTCTCAGAAAGTATTTTGGCGAAAGCCGACCGGCCGCGACTATGATTTCAGCAGGCTTGGCCGATGGTCGAATGAAAATTGAGATTGAAGTAACCGCTTTAAAACAAAAAAACTGA
- a CDS encoding response regulator has protein sequence MITICIIEDIEEIQKGLKSIIEADFRFKLLGCFTTAESAIAELPLLTPDIVIADINLPGKSGIDCVQEIKRINTKIQFIMFTIYEDNDQVFEALKAGASGYILKNTAPDKIIESVIELYEGGSPMSPKIARKVLNTFSQTKTSVDELISKREKEVLELLSKGFLYKEIADKLNISFSTVKRHLNHIYQKLQVQNKTEAINKMFGR, from the coding sequence ATGATAACTATTTGCATCATAGAGGATATTGAAGAAATTCAAAAAGGGCTTAAATCTATTATTGAAGCTGATTTTCGTTTTAAACTGCTTGGGTGTTTTACTACAGCAGAAAGCGCTATTGCGGAATTGCCTTTATTAACTCCAGATATTGTAATTGCCGATATCAACCTACCGGGGAAAAGTGGGATCGATTGTGTACAAGAAATTAAAAGAATAAACACCAAAATACAGTTCATTATGTTTACCATTTATGAAGATAACGATCAGGTATTTGAAGCGTTAAAAGCCGGAGCTTCGGGTTATATTTTGAAAAACACGGCTCCCGACAAAATCATAGAATCGGTAATCGAACTATATGAAGGCGGCAGCCCAATGTCTCCTAAAATTGCCCGCAAAGTGTTGAACACGTTTTCCCAAACCAAGACTTCTGTTGACGAATTAATTTCCAAACGAGAAAAAGAAGTTTTGGAATTATTGAGCAAAGGTTTTTTATACAAAGAAATTGCAGACAAACTCAATATATCTTTCAGTACGGTAAAAAGACATCTGAATCACATTTATCAAAAATTGCAAGTACAAAACAAAACCGAAGCTATCAATAAAATGTTTGGTCGTTAA
- a CDS encoding anti-sigma factor produces METKDYIESGILELYVYGLLTESENDEVNAMANRNPEIKAEILSIEKAIINLSSSFSPFISHSQFEKIKAQLELKHGKTIDFKSRSNTATYIGWAASVALLIGIGFQYSKLNESQNQIDTIKVEKNKLQETVVGLELKNKETTTVLNVIRDAKTSVIPLGGQAIDPTASAKVYWNKEQQVVYVDAAGLPEPPEGMVYQVWALKLEPLTPTSVGLLENFTADNTLFKVENNAGAEAFGITLEPAGGSKSPTLEKLYTLGKV; encoded by the coding sequence ATGGAAACTAAAGACTATATAGAATCAGGCATATTAGAACTTTATGTGTATGGTTTGCTTACCGAATCGGAAAATGATGAAGTAAACGCTATGGCGAACAGAAATCCGGAAATTAAAGCCGAAATCCTTTCTATTGAAAAGGCAATTATCAATCTTTCAAGCAGTTTTTCGCCATTTATTTCACACAGCCAATTTGAGAAGATCAAAGCCCAACTCGAATTGAAACACGGCAAGACTATCGACTTCAAATCGAGAAGCAATACGGCAACCTATATCGGTTGGGCTGCTTCAGTAGCTTTGCTAATCGGTATCGGATTTCAATATTCAAAATTGAATGAAAGCCAAAACCAAATTGACACCATTAAAGTAGAGAAAAATAAATTGCAAGAAACGGTGGTTGGTTTAGAATTGAAAAATAAAGAAACCACTACTGTTTTGAATGTGATTAGAGATGCCAAAACTTCGGTTATCCCATTGGGCGGACAAGCCATTGACCCAACAGCATCAGCCAAAGTATATTGGAACAAAGAGCAACAAGTAGTTTATGTAGATGCTGCCGGTTTGCCGGAACCGCCTGAAGGCATGGTATACCAAGTTTGGGCTTTAAAACTCGAGCCTTTAACACCAACAAGCGTTGGTTTGTTAGAAAACTTTACGGCTGACAATACCCTCTTTAAAGTGGAAAACAATGCGGGAGCAGAAGCTTTCGGAATCACCTTGGAACCTGCAGGCGGAAGCAAATCGCCAACACTTGAGAAGTTATATACTTTAGGAAAAGTGTAA
- the menD gene encoding 2-succinyl-5-enolpyruvyl-6-hydroxy-3-cyclohexene-1-carboxylic-acid synthase: MIYPKIPLAQSIIEICNAKGVHDIIISPGSRNAPLTIGFTNNPNFRCYSIADERCAAFFALGIAQQTQKPVAVVCTSGSALLNYYPALAEAFYSQIPFVVISADRPFDKIDIGDGQTIRQENVFLNHSLYNANLLEEASEENDVFINEAINVAVAHKGPVHINVPFEEPLYQTTNKLTVDVNLTSLFKIHRQVRVEDIIAFSTLWNHSQKILVLVGECAPNSVEQKWIDKLAEFPSVVVLTETTSNLHHPSFINNIDTLITPFGPKEFTELQPRILITFGGMIVSKRVKAFLRKYKPRHHWHIDELRAYNTFGILTKHFVVSPNQFFTQFMPHLKEVKSHYKSTFETIHQDRKVKHNEYLAKVKFSDLKAFEGILSALPKNTQLQISNSAAIRYAQLFDIDNSIQVFCNRGTSGIDGSTSTAIGAAVGSGKPTVLITGDVGFLYDSNALWNNYIPKNFKIILMNNGGGGIFRILPGHQENETFNTYFETSHCLTAEHLAKMYQLDYSTASNEETLTKGLKQLFENNDKPAILEIFTPTRENNKLLLNYFKALV; the protein is encoded by the coding sequence ATGATTTATCCCAAAATACCGTTGGCACAAAGCATTATTGAAATTTGCAATGCCAAAGGAGTTCACGATATTATTATTTCACCCGGTTCCAGAAATGCACCGTTGACTATTGGGTTTACCAATAATCCTAATTTTCGTTGCTATAGTATAGCCGACGAGCGTTGTGCCGCTTTTTTTGCTTTGGGTATTGCCCAACAAACACAAAAACCGGTAGCCGTGGTTTGTACATCCGGTTCCGCTTTACTCAATTATTATCCGGCATTGGCGGAAGCTTTTTACAGCCAGATTCCTTTTGTTGTGATTTCTGCCGACAGACCTTTTGACAAAATTGATATTGGCGACGGGCAAACCATTCGCCAAGAAAATGTTTTTTTGAATCACTCTTTGTACAATGCCAATTTACTAGAAGAAGCTTCTGAAGAAAACGATGTGTTTATCAATGAAGCCATAAACGTAGCCGTTGCGCACAAAGGTCCGGTGCATATCAATGTGCCGTTTGAAGAACCTTTATACCAAACCACAAATAAGCTAACGGTTGATGTGAATTTAACGAGCTTGTTTAAAATCCATCGCCAAGTTAGGGTAGAAGACATTATCGCGTTTTCGACTTTATGGAACCACAGCCAAAAGATTTTGGTATTAGTAGGCGAATGCGCTCCCAATTCTGTAGAACAAAAATGGATTGATAAGCTTGCCGAATTTCCTTCGGTTGTTGTGCTGACAGAAACGACATCAAACCTGCATCATCCCTCATTTATCAATAACATTGATACACTGATTACGCCTTTTGGTCCAAAAGAATTTACCGAATTACAACCTAGAATACTAATCACTTTTGGTGGCATGATTGTTTCCAAAAGGGTAAAAGCATTCTTGAGAAAATACAAACCAAGACACCATTGGCACATAGACGAACTAAGAGCTTACAACACCTTTGGTATCTTAACCAAGCATTTTGTGGTGAGTCCGAATCAGTTTTTTACGCAGTTTATGCCGCATCTAAAAGAAGTCAAAAGCCATTATAAATCAACTTTTGAAACGATTCATCAGGATAGAAAAGTAAAGCACAACGAGTATTTGGCCAAAGTGAAATTCTCAGATTTAAAAGCTTTTGAAGGCATCTTATCGGCTTTGCCAAAAAACACTCAGTTGCAAATCAGCAACAGTGCCGCGATTCGTTACGCTCAGTTATTTGACATTGATAATTCTATTCAAGTGTTTTGCAACCGAGGAACGAGTGGCATTGACGGCAGTACTTCAACAGCCATCGGAGCAGCGGTAGGCAGTGGAAAGCCAACGGTTTTAATCACCGGAGATGTTGGTTTTTTATACGACAGTAATGCGCTTTGGAACAATTATATCCCCAAGAATTTCAAAATTATATTGATGAATAATGGTGGCGGTGGGATTTTCAGAATTCTTCCCGGTCATCAGGAAAATGAAACTTTTAACACCTATTTTGAGACTTCGCATTGTTTGACGGCAGAGCATTTGGCCAAAATGTATCAGTTAGATTATAGTACGGCAAGCAATGAAGAAACTTTAACCAAAGGATTGAAACAATTGTTCGAAAACAACGACAAACCTGCGATATTAGAAATTTTCACACCCACCAGAGAGAACAACAAACTGTTGTTGAACTACTTTAAAGCCTTGGTCTAA
- a CDS encoding HD domain-containing protein, with translation MSQTNKLKIFNDPIYGFITIPNSLVYDLIQHPYFQRLRRISQMGLSYLVYPGAHHTRFHHALGAMHMMQQAVEVLRFKEVAISKEEENALLIAILLHDIGHGPFSHAMEHSIVEEVNHEAISLLFMNKLNEQFGGQLSLAIQVFKGEYHRKFMLQLISSQLDMDRMDYLKRDSFYSGVAEGNINSDRLIQMMNVVDDVLVMEEKGIYSIEKFLMARRLMYWQAYLHKTSLVAELTLTKTLQRAKELLQKGIEIECSKPLKYFMEHKVTLDNFSTHDLDTFSQLDDFDIISALKVWQFHEDFILSSLSKMIINRDLSKIKLNSEKFPAEVLQEMSNRFAKDHNISMQEAKYFIFKGKIKNQAYSKEAEPIRILKKDRSIEDVVEASDQLNLKALSKPVTKYFICYPKQLAEI, from the coding sequence GTGAGCCAAACCAATAAACTAAAAATATTCAATGACCCGATTTACGGGTTTATTACTATTCCCAATTCGTTGGTGTATGATTTAATTCAGCATCCTTATTTTCAACGTTTGAGACGTATTTCTCAAATGGGTTTGTCTTATTTGGTTTATCCGGGCGCACATCATACACGTTTTCACCATGCTCTTGGCGCGATGCACATGATGCAACAAGCCGTTGAAGTACTTCGTTTTAAGGAAGTTGCTATTTCAAAAGAAGAGGAAAACGCCTTGTTAATCGCGATTCTTTTGCACGATATCGGGCACGGACCATTTTCGCATGCGATGGAGCACAGTATTGTGGAAGAAGTCAACCACGAAGCTATTTCGTTGTTGTTTATGAATAAATTAAACGAACAGTTTGGTGGGCAATTGAGTTTGGCCATTCAAGTATTCAAAGGCGAATACCATAGAAAGTTCATGCTGCAATTAATATCCAGTCAGTTAGACATGGACAGAATGGACTATTTGAAACGCGATAGTTTTTATTCGGGTGTGGCTGAAGGAAATATCAATTCCGACCGTTTAATCCAAATGATGAATGTGGTTGATGATGTTTTGGTGATGGAAGAAAAAGGAATTTATTCAATAGAAAAATTCTTAATGGCACGCCGATTAATGTACTGGCAAGCTTATTTGCACAAGACTAGTTTGGTCGCCGAATTGACTTTAACCAAAACCTTGCAAAGAGCCAAAGAATTGTTGCAAAAAGGTATAGAAATAGAATGCAGCAAGCCATTGAAGTACTTCATGGAGCATAAAGTTACGCTTGATAATTTTTCAACACATGATTTAGATACTTTTTCCCAACTTGATGATTTTGATATCATTAGTGCTTTAAAAGTTTGGCAGTTTCACGAGGATTTTATTTTGAGTAGTTTAAGCAAAATGATCATCAACAGAGATTTGTCAAAAATCAAACTCAACAGCGAAAAATTTCCGGCAGAAGTACTGCAAGAAATGTCAAATCGATTTGCCAAAGACCACAATATCTCGATGCAGGAAGCCAAGTATTTTATCTTCAAAGGAAAAATAAAAAATCAGGCCTACAGCAAAGAAGCCGAACCCATTCGCATATTGAAAAAGGACCGAAGTATTGAAGATGTAGTAGAAGCTTCTGACCAATTGAACTTGAAAGCATTATCCAAACCGGTTACCAAGTACTTTATCTGTTATCCTAAACAGCTGGCAGAGATTTAA
- a CDS encoding RNA polymerase sigma factor yields the protein MTQEELLPLLLRKEEKAFTILYDMYSKSLFSIITNLIKDREEAEDVLQEVFVKIWKNIDTYNQSKGRLYTWMLNITRNTSIDKLRSKGFNNSQKNLSSDNFVHLLDDSNKLTNRIDTIGILEFVKKLKPKCIQIIDLLFFKGYTQQEASEELEIPLGTVKTQNRMCMNDLRKFLNV from the coding sequence ATGACACAAGAAGAATTATTACCCTTGCTTCTGAGGAAGGAGGAAAAAGCTTTTACGATACTTTATGATATGTATTCTAAAAGTCTTTTCAGTATTATCACCAATTTAATCAAAGACCGAGAAGAAGCGGAAGATGTGCTTCAGGAAGTGTTTGTCAAAATTTGGAAGAACATCGACACTTATAATCAAAGCAAAGGCCGATTGTACACTTGGATGTTAAACATAACGAGAAATACTTCTATTGACAAGTTACGCTCTAAGGGTTTTAACAACAGTCAAAAAAACCTGTCCTCTGATAATTTCGTACATCTGTTGGATGACAGTAACAAACTAACCAATAGAATTGATACTATAGGAATTTTAGAATTTGTCAAAAAACTAAAACCAAAATGTATCCAAATTATCGACCTGCTCTTTTTTAAAGGCTATACCCAACAAGAAGCTTCTGAAGAATTGGAAATCCCACTGGGAACTGTTAAGACCCAAAACCGAATGTGTATGAACGACCTACGTAAATTTTTGAATGTATAA
- the ccsA gene encoding cytochrome c biogenesis protein CcsA has protein sequence MEKKIYSLLSSTRLMAFLFLGFAVAMAAGTFIESKYNTDTARILVYNAWWFEGIMLFFMINFIGNIKRYQLYKKEKWATLLLHLSFIFIIAGAFITRYISYEGMMPIREGASSNQIYSDKCFLTVYVDGMYDGKMMRRTFEKPMLLSPVTNNHFSIDEKFAEIPFEIEYKNFALDAKEVVKADAKGDLYLKLVESGDGTRHEHMLKAGEVQNIHNVLFALDKPTKGAINIDTKTNTITSPFDGQFMRMADKMQGKVTKDVVEPLMYRSLYNMGGTQFVIPELPKRGIKIYEPSGDFRAKNGEDALTVVIKTAGKEEEVTLLGSKGKQGEPKSFKLGQLEFTLIYGSKVYELPFSLKLNDFIAAKYPGTEKSYSSFESKVTVLDGSKKEDAHIYMNHILDYRGYRFFQANFDPDEKGTVLSVNHDFWGTTITYIGYFLLFFCMMAILFVKNTRFADLKRKLDNVKRKKAKLMTILVLLFSFNGFAQNHAHQAPTGKINFLDSILYYKVPEKQASQFGKLIIQDAGGRMKPINTFASELLRKVSHSDNFNGMNSDQVFLSMKQFPFAWIEVPLVYVKTGNDSIRKILGVDSGEKLIPFKKFFDGKGNYKLGPYLEEAYKTANPNQFEKDFVETDKKINLMNSALFGSILKIYPIPNDKNNKWVSNLEISHNTGTVLDTVKNAFPYYLESLTLAAKSKDYTMANTMLTGIETYQKKYGKAVMPSEKKVEYEILYNKFNIFKRLPYWYISVAALMFLFVIIQIFKDRKWLRIAINISHIAIALLFLLHTLGLIARWYISGHAPWSNAYESIIYVAWAAMFFGLAFDLKIGKRSSISDAAVMDTFFRLFYIKSSSKLTVASSAFVTAMILTAAYANWIDPEIANLQPVLNSYWLMIHVAVIVASYGPFALGAILGFVTLLLMCLTNKNNKTKMELNIKELTYINEMALTVGLVMLTIGNFLGGQWANESWGRYWGWDPKETWALISIMVYAFVIHARFVPALRNKWFYNLMAMYAFVSILFTYYGVNFHLVGLHSYASGEAKSLSWIWMTLGGMSLIGALAYPSYRKYYSKK, from the coding sequence ATGGAAAAAAAAATATACTCCTTATTATCTTCTACTCGTTTAATGGCTTTTTTGTTTCTTGGCTTTGCTGTCGCGATGGCAGCCGGAACATTCATCGAAAGTAAGTACAATACCGATACAGCCCGAATTTTAGTTTACAATGCTTGGTGGTTTGAAGGTATTATGTTGTTTTTCATGATTAATTTCATCGGAAATATCAAACGTTACCAATTGTATAAAAAAGAAAAATGGGCTACACTATTGTTGCATTTGTCTTTTATTTTCATCATTGCCGGTGCTTTTATCACTCGTTATATCAGTTACGAAGGGATGATGCCTATACGTGAAGGAGCCAGTTCTAATCAGATTTATTCGGATAAATGTTTTTTGACCGTTTATGTTGACGGTATGTATGATGGGAAAATGATGCGCAGAACCTTTGAAAAGCCAATGTTACTTTCGCCGGTAACAAACAATCATTTTTCTATCGATGAAAAATTTGCCGAAATACCGTTTGAAATAGAGTATAAAAATTTTGCTCTTGATGCCAAAGAAGTAGTTAAAGCCGATGCGAAAGGCGATTTGTATCTTAAATTAGTTGAATCCGGCGACGGAACACGTCATGAACACATGCTCAAAGCCGGAGAAGTGCAAAACATACACAATGTTTTATTTGCTCTAGACAAACCAACCAAAGGTGCAATCAACATTGATACCAAAACCAACACCATCACTTCACCGTTTGATGGACAGTTTATGCGAATGGCCGATAAAATGCAAGGCAAAGTAACCAAAGATGTAGTTGAGCCATTAATGTATCGTTCGTTATACAATATGGGTGGAACCCAATTTGTAATTCCTGAATTGCCTAAAAGAGGTATCAAAATCTATGAACCAAGTGGCGATTTTAGAGCCAAAAACGGAGAAGATGCCCTTACAGTAGTCATAAAAACAGCAGGAAAAGAAGAAGAAGTAACCTTGTTGGGCTCTAAAGGAAAACAAGGCGAACCTAAATCATTTAAATTAGGACAATTAGAATTTACCCTGATTTACGGCAGTAAAGTATATGAATTGCCGTTTAGTTTAAAACTCAACGATTTTATCGCAGCAAAATATCCCGGAACTGAAAAGAGTTATTCTTCATTTGAAAGTAAAGTCACTGTTTTAGATGGATCAAAAAAGGAAGATGCTCATATATATATGAACCACATATTAGATTATCGAGGATATCGTTTTTTTCAGGCCAATTTTGATCCGGATGAAAAGGGAACAGTACTGTCGGTTAACCACGATTTTTGGGGAACAACCATTACTTATATCGGTTACTTTTTATTGTTTTTCTGTATGATGGCCATCCTTTTTGTTAAAAACACTCGTTTTGCAGATTTGAAAAGAAAATTAGACAACGTAAAAAGAAAGAAAGCCAAATTAATGACCATTTTGGTGTTGTTGTTTTCTTTCAATGGCTTTGCCCAAAATCATGCACATCAAGCACCGACCGGTAAAATCAACTTCTTAGATTCTATTTTATATTATAAAGTTCCCGAGAAACAAGCTTCACAGTTCGGTAAATTAATTATTCAAGATGCCGGCGGTAGAATGAAACCAATCAACACTTTTGCTTCAGAATTGTTGCGAAAAGTAAGCCACAGCGATAATTTCAACGGTATGAATTCTGACCAAGTATTTTTATCGATGAAACAATTTCCTTTTGCTTGGATTGAAGTTCCACTAGTGTATGTAAAAACCGGAAACGACAGCATTCGAAAAATTTTAGGAGTTGATTCAGGCGAAAAACTAATTCCTTTTAAGAAATTTTTTGACGGCAAAGGCAACTATAAATTGGGTCCTTATTTGGAAGAAGCATACAAAACAGCCAATCCTAACCAATTTGAAAAGGATTTTGTAGAAACGGATAAGAAAATCAATCTGATGAATAGTGCTTTATTTGGCAGCATTCTAAAGATTTATCCGATACCCAATGACAAAAACAACAAATGGGTTTCCAACTTAGAAATCAGTCACAATACCGGAACTGTTTTAGATACCGTTAAAAACGCCTTTCCATATTATTTAGAGTCACTCACTTTGGCCGCCAAATCAAAAGATTATACCATGGCCAATACCATGTTGACCGGTATAGAAACCTATCAAAAAAAATACGGAAAAGCAGTAATGCCTTCTGAAAAGAAAGTAGAATACGAGATTTTATACAATAAGTTCAATATTTTTAAAAGGTTGCCTTATTGGTATATCAGTGTGGCTGCTTTGATGTTTTTGTTTGTTATTATTCAAATTTTCAAAGACAGAAAATGGTTGAGAATAGCCATAAATATTAGTCACATAGCCATAGCATTGTTGTTTCTTTTGCATACTTTAGGATTAATTGCCCGATGGTATATTTCGGGACACGCACCTTGGAGCAATGCTTATGAATCGATTATATATGTGGCTTGGGCCGCCATGTTCTTTGGTTTGGCTTTTGATTTGAAAATTGGAAAGCGTTCTTCAATTTCCGATGCGGCAGTTATGGACACTTTTTTCAGATTGTTTTATATCAAAAGCAGTTCTAAACTGACGGTAGCTTCATCCGCTTTTGTAACCGCTATGATTTTAACAGCAGCTTATGCCAATTGGATTGATCCTGAAATTGCCAATTTGCAGCCGGTGTTAAATTCTTATTGGTTAATGATACACGTTGCCGTTATTGTTGCGAGTTACGGACCATTTGCTTTGGGTGCCATATTAGGATTTGTTACTTTGTTATTAATGTGTCTCACCAATAAAAATAACAAAACTAAAATGGAACTCAACATCAAGGAACTAACTTACATCAACGAAATGGCATTGACAGTCGGATTGGTCATGTTAACCATTGGTAACTTCCTTGGCGGACAATGGGCTAATGAGAGTTGGGGAAGATATTGGGGTTGGGATCCTAAAGAGACATGGGCTTTAATCAGCATTATGGTTTATGCTTTTGTAATTCATGCCCGCTTTGTTCCGGCCTTGAGAAACAAATGGTTCTATAACTTAATGGCGATGTATGCTTTTGTATCGATATTGTTTACCTATTATGGTGTGAATTTCCACTTGGTTGGTTTGCATTCCTACGCTAGTGGCGAAGCCAAATCTTTAAGTTGGATTTGGATGACTTTAGGCGGAATGTCCCTAATTGGTGCTTTGGCTTATCCGAGTTATCGAAAATATTACAGTAAGAAATAA
- a CDS encoding glutathione peroxidase: MRKLIGLSCGILLFWSCQNQAQSKPSTTTTENQKTMSTVNKTATIHQFKVKDLYGQEFDFASLKGKKVLIVNTASECGLTPQYKDLEAIYKKYKDQNFVIVGFPANNFGAQEPGSNEQIAKFCEMNYGVTFPMMSKVSVKGSDMTEVYQFLTQKIKNGLQDSEVEWNFQKYLINEQGELVKVLSPRVLPTDAAIVSWINEK, encoded by the coding sequence ATGAGAAAACTAATAGGATTGAGTTGCGGCATATTATTATTTTGGAGCTGCCAAAACCAGGCACAATCAAAACCGAGTACCACTACTACAGAAAATCAAAAGACAATGAGCACAGTAAATAAAACAGCAACCATTCACCAATTTAAGGTAAAGGATTTATACGGACAAGAGTTTGACTTTGCTTCGCTAAAAGGTAAAAAAGTTCTAATTGTCAATACGGCTTCGGAATGCGGATTAACACCACAGTATAAAGATTTAGAAGCCATTTATAAAAAATATAAAGACCAAAATTTTGTAATCGTCGGATTTCCGGCCAATAATTTCGGCGCACAAGAACCGGGCAGCAACGAACAAATTGCTAAGTTTTGTGAAATGAATTACGGCGTTACTTTTCCGATGATGAGTAAAGTTTCCGTAAAAGGATCTGACATGACTGAAGTTTATCAATTCTTAACCCAAAAAATTAAAAACGGATTACAAGACAGCGAAGTGGAATGGAACTTCCAAAAATACCTAATCAACGAACAAGGCGAACTGGTCAAAGTATTATCACCAAGAGTATTGCCAACCGATGCCGCTATCGTGAGTTGGATCAACGAAAAGTAA
- a CDS encoding GNAT family N-acetyltransferase, with the protein MEISIRPYQAEDAQPIVDIINYNILHSTALYDYHPRTLKQQEAIFEDKLKKGFPVIVATIDEKVVGFGYYSEFRFREAYRFTVEHSVYVANDFHGKGIGKMIMENLIHLAKKQNLHTMIAVIDSENQSSVTFHEQFGFKTVAVLKETGFKFDRWLHSQIMQLMLE; encoded by the coding sequence ATGGAAATCAGTATCAGACCTTATCAAGCAGAAGATGCACAACCCATCGTTGACATCATCAATTATAACATTCTACACTCAACCGCTTTATACGATTATCATCCACGAACATTAAAGCAGCAAGAGGCAATTTTTGAGGATAAACTAAAGAAAGGTTTTCCGGTGATTGTTGCCACTATTGATGAAAAGGTAGTGGGTTTTGGTTACTACAGCGAGTTTCGTTTTCGAGAAGCTTACCGCTTTACTGTTGAACATTCGGTTTATGTGGCCAATGATTTTCACGGCAAAGGCATCGGAAAAATGATTATGGAAAATTTGATTCATTTGGCCAAAAAGCAAAATCTTCACACTATGATAGCGGTGATTGATTCGGAGAACCAAAGCAGTGTGACTTTTCATGAGCAATTTGGTTTTAAAACAGTGGCAGTACTCAAAGAAACCGGATTTAAATTCGACCGCTGGTTGCATTCTCAAATCATGCAATTGATGTTAGAATAA